In a single window of the Biomphalaria glabrata chromosome 13, xgBioGlab47.1, whole genome shotgun sequence genome:
- the LOC106060000 gene encoding cytochrome P450 2J2-like, with protein sequence MDFITLALIFFTSLLVYAGYCLSNKTLNLPPCPVRPLPLVGHLLALKTDRRPKFKQWREQCGDMFSVYLGSQLLVVINDFQLIKETFVKRADEFSDRPVSFLDKMTGQQGRGIVMNSGHVWKEQRSVALSILRKFGFGKNVLAERVQEEVSHYLDYLSSCDGNPVDIKKITTESTANIICSILTGKRYEYTHPTFQKLIKEIERYFISNKQEATITCFPFLKYLSGHTNMTKNMDYILKILREFIVKSKDKDPEDNFIASYVSEKDSRIVNGEATTMDEINLLRSVLDLFVAGTETTSTTICWFVLYMLNYPQVQKKIFDEINTQIGSGRVPSIQDRPKLVYLNAAIKETQRFASIVPQSVIRSCSKTLTIRNYTIPEGSLIVPNLDSVLLDKNIWGSDADVFNPDRFIDTNGQLKKPEEFIPFGVGRRVCLGESMAKTELFLYLSSLIQRFHLLPVHPDQPPPMDYIFGLTMIPKSYQLKLIERAAI encoded by the exons ATGGACTTTATCACACTGGCTTTGATCTTCTTCACTTCACTACTGGTCTACGCTGGCTATTGTCTGTCTAACAAAACCCTGAACTTGCCCCCATGTCCAGTCAGACCGTTACCCTTAGTGGGCCATCTGTTGGCATTGAAGACAGACCGAAGACCAAAGTTCAAGCAATGGCGGGAGCAGTGTGGTGATATGTTTAG TGTTTACCTGGGATCTCAACTTCTGGTGGTCATCAATGACTTTCAACTCATTAAAGAGACGTTTGTGAAAAGAGCAGACGAGTTCTCGGACAGGCCAGTTAGTTTTCTCGATAAG ATGACAGGCCAACAAGGCAGGGGAATCGTTATGAATTCTGGCCACGTTTGGAAAGAACAGAGAAGTGTAGCGCTGTCTATACTTCGCAAATTTGGCTTCGGCAAAAATGTTTTGGCTGAGAGAGTACAAGAAGAGGTATCGCATTATCTGGACTACTTAAGCAGTTGTGATGGCAATCCAgtagatattaaaaaaataaccacagAAAGTACTGCTAATATAATCTGCTCCATTCTAACTGGGAAAAGATATGAATACACTCATCCTACTTTTCAAAAACTGATTAAGGAGATTGAACgatattttatttctaacaaACAAGAGGCCACTATAACATGTTTTCCATTTCTGAAATACTTGTCAGGCCACACAAACATGACCAAAAATatggactatattttgaaaattcTTAGAGAGTTCATTGTTAAAAGTAAAGATAAAGATCctgaagataattttattgcttCCTATGTCTCTGAAAAAGATTCCAGAATTGTAAATGGAGAGGCCACCACAATGgatgaaataaatttattgcGATCAGTTTTGGATCTCTTTGTTGCTGGGACTGAGACCACCTCGACCACAATTTGTTGGTTTGTGCTTTATATGTTGAACTATCCGCAAGTTCAGAAAAAGATTTTTGATGAAATTAACACTCAAATTGGAAGTGGTCGAGTCCCTTCCATTCAAGACAGGCCTAAGTTGGTTTATCTCAACGCTGCGATTAAAGAAACACAAAGATTTGCAAGCATTGTGCCACAGTCTGTTATAAGAAGCTGCTCAAAAACTCTCACCATTAGAAACTATACGATTCCCGAAGGTTCTTTGATTGTTCCAAATTTAGACTCTGTCTTGTTGGACAAAAACATCTGGGGATCAGATGCTGACGTCTTTAACCCAGACAGATTCATTGACACAAATGGACAGCTAAAGAAACCCGAAGAGTTTATTCCCTTTGGAGTTGGACGTCGTGTTTGTCTTGGAGAATCAATGGCTAAAACTGAGCTGTTTCTGTATCTAAGTTCTTTAATTCAAAGATTTCACCTGCTTCCAGTTCATCCAGATCAACCTCCACCAATGGATTATATTTTTGGACTTACAATGATTCCCAAATCTTACCAGTTAAAACTCATTGAAAGGGCAGCCATTTAA
- the LOC106059999 gene encoding cytochrome P450 2J1-like isoform X3, giving the protein MDFITLALISFTSLLVYAYYRFVKKSLNVPPCPVRPLPIVGHLLTLKADQRPQFQQWRKECGDMFSIYLGSKLLVVINDFDLIKETFVKRADDFSDRPVMFIDEIMGHRGKGIGMNSGHSWKEQRSVALSILRKFGFGKNVLAERVQEEVSHYLDYLSNYDNKPVDIRKITTESTANIICSILIGKRYEYNDPTFQKLIMEIENFFSSNKQAAIIIFFPFLKYLPGHQKIVQTMNSIMEILKQFLILSKDKDPEDNFIASYVSEKDSRIENGEATTMDEINLLRSVFDLFVAGTETTSTTICWFVLYMLSYPQIQKKIFDEINTHIGSGRVPSIQDRPKLVYLNAAIKETQRLSSIVPQSVMRICTNNLTIRNYTIPEGSLIVPNLDSVLLDKKIWGSDADVFNPDRFIDTNGQLKKPEEFIPFGVGRRVCLGESMAKTELFLYLSSLIQRFHLLPVHPDQPPPMDYIYGLTMIPKPYQLRLIQRA; this is encoded by the exons ATGGATTTCATCACACTGGCATTGATCTCCTTCACCTCACTACTGGTCTACGCTTACTATCGCTTCGTTAAGAAATCCCTGAACGTGCCCCCATGTCCAGTCAGACCATTGCCCATAGTGGGTCATCTGTTAACATTGAAGGCAGACCAGAGGCCACAGTTCCAACAGTGGCGAAAAGAGTGTGGAGATATGTTTAG TATTTACCTGGGATCTAAACTTCTGGTGGTCATCAATGACTTTGACCTCATTAAAGAGACATTCGTGAAAAGAGCAGACGACTTCTCGGACAGGCCAGTCATGTTCATAGATGAG ATCATGGGTCATCGGGGCAAAGGAATCGGCATGAATTCAGGTCACTCCTGGAAGGAACAGAGAAGTGTGGCGCTGTCTATACTTCGCAAGTTTGGCTTCGGCAAAAATGTTTTGGCTGAGAGAGTTCAAGAGGAAGTGTCGCATTATCTGGACTACTTGAGTAACTATGATAACAAGCCGGTAGACATTAGAAAAATAACCACAGAAAGTACGGCTAATATAATCTGCTCCATTCTAATTGGGAAAAGATATGAATACAACGACCCTACCTTTCAAAAACTTATTATGGAAAtcgaaaactttttttcttctaacaAGCAAGCcgctattattatatttttcccATTTCTAAAATACCTCCCGGGACATCAAAAAATAGTTCAAACAATGAATTCCATTATGGAAATTCTAAAACAGTTTCTTATCTTGAGCAAAGACAAAGATCCTGAAGATAATTTTATCGCTTCCTATGTCTCTGAAAAAGATTCCAGAATTGAAAATGGAGAGGCCACCACAATGgatgaaataaatttattgaGATCAGTTTTTGATCTCTTTGTTGCTGGAACTGAGACCACCTCAACCACAATTTGTTGGTTTGTGCTTTATATGTTGAGCTATCCACAAATTCAGAAAAAGATTTTTGATGAAATCAACACTCACATTGGAAGTGGTCGAGTCCCTTCCATTCAAGACAGGCCTAAGTTGGTTTATCTCAATGCAGCAATCAAAGAAACACAAAGATTGTCAAGCATTGTGCCACAATCGGTCATGAGAATCTGTACAAACAATTTAACTATTCGAAACTATACGATTCCAGAAGGATCTTTGATTGTTCCAAATTTAGACTCTGTCTTGttggacaaaaaaatttggggatCAGATGCTGACGTCTTTAACCCAGACAGATTCATTGACACAAATGGACAGCTAAAGAAACCCGAAGAGTTCATTCCCTTTGGAGTTGGACGTCGTGTTTGTCTTGGAGAATCAATGGCTAAAACTGAGCTGTTTCTGTATCTAAGTTCTTTGATTCAAAGATTTCACCTGCTTCCAGTTCATCCAGATCAACCTCCACCAATGGATTATATTTATGGACTTACAATGATTCCCAAACCTTACCAACTAAGACTTATTCAACGGGCATAA